From a region of the Rhinatrema bivittatum chromosome 15, aRhiBiv1.1, whole genome shotgun sequence genome:
- the LOC115076814 gene encoding forkhead box protein L2-like, translating into MCAAHALEPAGGSSPSSTADPGLKPPYSYVALIVMAIQESPEQRLPLRGIYESITRRFPYYQGCHKGWQNSIRHNLSLNQCFIKVARAGRKGNFWALDPAFHDMFEEGNYRRRRRVKQPLGPAPAGPAEPGYYVHPSPACAYHFLPGPGWAPPCSSLASLAQPHYVGPSYGACPPLLSPAEPPLLHY; encoded by the coding sequence ATGTGCGCTGCCCACGCTCTCGAGCCCGCCGGGGGCAGCTCTCCCTCCAGCACTGCTGATCCTGGGCTGAAGCCGCCCTACTCCTACGTGGCACTGATTGTGATGGCCATCCAGGAAAGCCCAGAGCAGCGCCTGCCCCTGCGTGGCATCTACGAGTCCATCACGCGCCGCTTCCCCTATTACCAAGGCTGCCATAAGGGCTGGCAGAACAGCATCCGCCACAACCTCagcctcaaccagtgcttcatcaAGGTGGCACGGGCCGGCAGGAAGGGCAACTTCTGGGCGCTCGACCCGGCCTTCCACGATATGTTCGAGGAAGGAAACTACCGCCGCCGCCGGCGGGTGAAGCAGCCGCTTGGTCCTGCCCCCGCCGGCCCGGCCGAGCCCGGATACTACGTGCACCCGAGCCCTGCCTGTGCTTACCACTTCCTCCCAGGCCCGGGCTGGGCCCCACCATGCAGCTCCCTGGCCAGCCTGGCACAGCCACACTATGTCGGGCCATCCTACGGAGCCTGCCCCCCGCTGCTGAGCCCGGCAGAACCGCCCCTGCTGCATTACTAG